The following coding sequences lie in one Panicum virgatum strain AP13 chromosome 6N, P.virgatum_v5, whole genome shotgun sequence genomic window:
- the LOC120679591 gene encoding ABC transporter A family member 7-like → MDTPAAPSRGPASFVTQANALLRKNLCFQKRNLKTNVGITLFPVLLCVILVLIQGVIDRELDKPKYRCGCACVDPGPAAAGDVCRRTECGAQHSTLDQVGSCPIPSPTPWPALVQLPRPESRAVRTDGQPFDGLPDPTCRGTSTCPATVLFTGNNRSLAQSLSGELFPSLTSSFNITDYLDALSKIVAGSDTWTWTTQSIEPVFIPGKTLYLVQPRCISNLSQTVSSNAGAIPLQLNVDCVQGLSLWRESASIVNDELFKGYRQQGGGGVGGKTNEFVAGYDFLNTNRNGLEINIWYNSTYSNNTAYVPIALLRVPRLVNTASNAYIKFLRGSGVDMLLEYVKEMPKVGTKPNFDLSSLLGPLFFTWIIELLFPVILTYLVYEKQQKLKIMMKMHGLKDGPYWLISYAYFFALSATYMILFLIFGSLIGLHFFRRNAYSIQIVFYFIYINLQIALAFFVASFFSAVKIATVVGYIYVFGSGLLGDFLLRFFVEDTSFPNGWIVVMEIIPGFSLYRGLYEFGQYAFAGNAMGADGMKWANLDDPHNGMRGVLIIMVVEWAILLPLAFYVDQVSSLGGGFQKNSLFFLQCFKKRSLSLRRYSFGRQGSKVVVEMDNPDAAQEREVVEQLLLEPIANQAILSDNLRKVYHGKDGNPDKLAVRGLSLAIPKGQCFGMLGPNGAGKTSFISMMIGLVPPTSGTAYIHGMDIKTDMDAIYANMGVCPQHDLLWETLTGREHLLFYGRLKNLKGTELLKAVDDSLKSVNLFHGGVGDKQVGKYSGGMKRRLSVAISLIGDPKVVFMDEPSTGLDPASRNNLWSVVKEAKKNRAIILTTHSMEEAEVLCDRLGIFVDGGFQCIGNPKELKARYGGTYVLTMTTSSENEQEVEQLVHRLSPNASRIYHISGTQKFELPKQELKIADVFHAVESAKSRFSIYAWGLVDTTMEDVFIKVAKGAQAFSVVA, encoded by the exons ATGGACACCCCGGCGGCCCCCTCCAGGGGCCCCGCGAGCTTCGTCACGCAGGCCAACGCCCTCCTCCGCAAGAACCTCTGCTTCCAG AAGCGGAACCTCAAGACCAACGTCGGCATCACGCTCTTCCCGGTGCTCCTCTGCGTGATCCTCGTCCTGATCCAGGGCGTCATCGACCGGGAGCTCGACAAGCCCAAGTACCGCTGCGGCTGCGCCTGCGTCGACCcgggccccgccgcggccggcgacgtGTGCCGCCGGACCGAGTGCGGCGCCCAGCACTCCACGCTGGACCAGGTCGGGAGCTGCCCGATCCCCAGCCCGACCCCGTGGCCGGCGCTCGTGCAGCTGCCGCGCCCCGAGTCGCGCGCCGTCAGGACCGACGGCCAGCCGTTCGACGGTTTGCCTGACCCGACCTGCCGGGGCACCAGCACCTGCCCCGCCACCGTCCTCTTCACCGGCAACAACCGCTCGCTTGCTCAAA GTCTTTCGGGTGAACTGTTTCCTTCTTTGACTTCCTCGTTCAATATCACGGATTATCTTGATGCGCTCTCCAAGATTGTCGCT GGTTCAGACACATGGACGTGGACAACACAGTCAATTGAGCCGGTGTTTATACCAGGGAAAACTTTGTATCTGGTGCAGCCTCGGTGTATATCCAATCTGTCGCAGACAGTTTCGTCCAATGCCGGGGCCATACCCCTTCAGCTCA ATGTAGACTGCGTTCAGGGTTTATCATTATGGCGTGAAAGTGCATCGATTGTAAATGATGAATTATTTAAGGGTTACAGACAACAAGGTGGAGGTGGTGTAGGAGGAAAGACTAACGAATTTGTTGCAG GTTATGACTTCCTGAACACAAATAGGAATGGTCTTGAAATAAATATTTGGTACAACTCTACTTATAGCAACAACACTGCCTATGTACCTATCGCATTACTACGAGTTCCACGGTTGGTTAATACG GCATCCAATGCATATATCAAATTTCTTAGAGGAAGTGGAGTAGACATGTTGCTTGAATATGTTAAGGAGATGCCCAAAGTAGGAACGAAACCAAACTTTGATCTCTCGTCACTTCTTGGTCCACTGTTCTTCACATGGATCATTGAACTGCTATTTCCA GTCATATTAACATATCTCGTGTATGAGAAGCAACAGAAGCTGAAAATTATGATGAAGATGCATGGTCTGAAGGATGGTCCTTACTGGCTTATCTCTTATGCATACTTCTTTGCTCTATCGGCAACCTACATGATACTATTTTTGATTTTTGGCTCTTTGATCG GTCTACATTTCTTTAGAAGAAATGCCTACAGCATTCAGATAGTCTTCTACTTCATCTACATAAACCTTCAGATTGCACTtgcattttttgtcgcttcctTCTTTTCTGCAGTCAAAATAGCCACAG TGGTTGGTTACATCTATGTATTTGGCTCTGGCTTGCTAGGGGATTTTCTTCTTCGCTTTTTTGTTGAGGATACTAGTTTTCCAA ATGGTTGGATAGTTGTAATGGAGATTATCCCTGGATTTTCATTGTACCGAGGATTATACGAGTTTGGTCAATATGCATTCGCTGGAAATGCAATGGGGGCTGATGGTATGAAATGGGCCAACTTAGATGATCCACACAACGGAATGCGTGGTGTCTTGATTATTATGGTTGTGGAGTGGGCCATCCTGCTCCCATTGGCATTCTATGTGGATCAAGTCTCGTCACTGGGTGGTGGATTCCAGAAAAATTCCTTATTCTTTTTGCAGTGCTTTAAGAAACGTTCTCTATCATTGCGGAGATATAGCTTTGGAAGGCAAGGATCTAAAGTAGTCGTTGAAATGGATAATCCTGATGCTGCTCAAGAG AGAGAGGTGGTCGAGCAACTTCTGCTAGAACCCATTGCAAACCAAGCGATCCTATCTGACAACCTCAGGAAGGTTTACCATGGAAAAGATGGAAATCCTGACAAACTTGCAGTCCGAGGCTTGTCTCTTGCCATACCAAAAGGCCAGTGTTTTGGAATGCTTGGCCCGAATGGAGCTGGGAAAACATCCTTCATCAGCATG ATGATTGGGCTTGTTCCACCAACATCTGGCACTGCCTATATACACGGAATGGATATAAAGACTGATATGGATGCCATCTATGCTAACATGGGTGTTTGCCCACAGCATGA TTTGCTTTGGGAAACATTGACTGGAAGAGAGCATCTCTTGTTTTATGGCAGACTAAAGAATCTTAAAGGCACTGAACTGTTAAAG GCTGTTGATGACTCTCTGAAGAGTGTTAATCTGTTTCATGGTGGTGTTGGTGATAAGCAAGTGGGGAAGTACAGTGGGGGCATGAAACGAAGGCTTAGTGTCGCTATCTCATTAATTGGGGATCCAAAA GTTGTTTTCATGGATGAGCCGAGCACTGGACTAGATCCAGCATCAAGAAACAACCTGTGGAGTGTTGTAAAGGAGGCTAAGAAAAACCGTGCCATCATTCTTACAA CACACTCAATGGAGGAGGCAGAAGTACTATGTGATAGACTTGGAATATTTGTGGATGGTGGTTTCCAATGCATTGGTAACCCAAAAGAG CTGAAAGCAAGATATGGTGGCACCTACGTGCTCACAATGACAACATCTTCGGAGAATGAGCAGGAGGTTGAACAGCTGGTTCACCGCCTGTCACCGAATGCAAGCAGGATATACCATATATCAGGAACCCAGAAATTCGAGCTACCAAAGCAGGAGTTGAAGATTGCAGATGTATTCCATGCCGTTGAAAGTGCAAAAAGCCGATTCAGCATATATGCTTGGGGCCTGGTTGACACCACTATGGAGGATGTTTTCATCAAGGTTGCCAAGGGTGCACAAGCCTTCAGTGTGGTAGCATAA
- the LOC120678094 gene encoding ABC transporter A family member 8-like, translating into MESRRSRGLARFFRQVHALFLKNLSFQRRNAKTNAAIAAFPALLCVLLVSIQHVVDSELERPPWRCGCAGGECGIQHSTPVQAVSCAVPVPPRWPALVQVPDPEARARTRLHRLPCNASENCPATVLLTGQNRQLAEVLGSLLFPPVPVQYAKVPDASNSSDYLDEFSSVVPGSNSLPAHVLFIEPGLVPQGAFYVLQPQCLLDSRNISGNLDGIPLESEMQCVQALPLWCDNSSVINHHMFKGYKGGNKRRRSNEFLAGYDFLDTSKRRFHVYVWYNSSFSRDNGHHTMTVLRVARLVNMASTAYLNLFGGQNVEMRLEYLKEMPKAATPMRLDLTTLLDALFFTWTVQLLLPVILAYLVYEKEQRLRLMMKMHGLKDAPYWLISYAYFLSLSTAYMMFFMISGFAIGLDIFRLNSYIIQSLFYFICINLQIVLAFLLASFFSSVKIATVIGYIYVFGSSLLGEALLKIFIEDATFPRMWLVIMELVPGFSLYRGIYELSEYAAAGRNMGKPGMRWADLNNPVNGMKDVLILMSTEWIILLLVAFLLDHGPTWQPLFLFGILSTKHSSPSEKPNKLKRGSMRVHVDMAKPDVFQERKLVKRLLKDMDMRNMIICHNLKKVYPGKNGNPDKHAVRGLSLALRKGQCFGMLGPNGAGKTSFINMMIGLLIPTYGTAYIHGMDLRTDMNEIYANIGVCPQHDLLWETLTGREHLMFYGRMKNLTGAALTQAVEDSLKSVNLFHSGFGDKSVSKYSGGMKRRLSVAIALIGNPKVVYMDEPSTGLDSRSRNDLWSIIKRAKKDCTIILTTHSMEEAEELCDRVGIFINGNFHCIGTPNELKARYGGARVLTITTAPEHEAAAERLVVRQLSPGRAARIYGVSGTQKFAVPRREVSLGRVFGAVEAARRAFPVLGWGVADATLEDVFVRVAKEARAFDVLS; encoded by the exons ATGGAGTCTCGGCGATCGCGCGGGCTTGCGAGGTTTTTCAGGCAGGTCCATGCCCTCTTCCTCAAGAACCTCTCCTTCCAG AGGAGGAACGCGAAGACgaacgccgccatcgccgcgttCCCGGCGCTGCTCTGCGTGCTCCTCGTCTCCATCCAGCACGTGGTGGACAGCGAGCTGGAGCGGCCGCCGTGGCGGTGcggctgcgccggcggcgagtgcGGCATCCAGCACTCCACGCCCGTCCAGGCGGTCAGCTGCGCGGTGCCCGTGCCGCCGAGGTGGCCGGCGCTGGTGCAGGTGCCGGACCCCGAGGCGCGCGCCCGGACGCGCCTGCACCGGCTGCCGTGCAACGCGTCGGAGAACTGCCCCGCCACCGTTCTCCTCACCGGCCAGAACCGCCAGCTTGCCGAAG TTCTTGGAAGCTTGCTGTTCCCACCTGTCCCTGTACAGTACGCCAAGGTGCCTGATGCTTCGAATTCCTCGGACTATCTCGATGAGTTCTCGAGTGTAGTCCCT GGTTCAAACTCGCTACCTGCACATGTTCTGTTCATTGAACCGGGTCTCGTTCCACAAGGGGCCTTTTATGTGCTCCAACCACAGTGCCTGTTAGATTCACGCAATATTTCAGGAAATTTGGATGGGATCCCACTGGAATCCG AAATGCAGTGTGTTCAAGCTTTGCCACTGTGGTGCGATAATTCCTCAGTGATAAATCATCATATGTTTAAGGGTTACAAGGGTGGTAATAAGAGGAGAAGATCAAACGAGTTCCTTGCAG GTTATGACTTCCTAGATACGAGCAAGAGGCGCTTCCATGTATATGTTTGGTataattccagcttcagcagggATAATGGACACCATACAATGACAGTTTTGCGTGTTGCACGGTTGGTTAATATG GCATCCACTGCATATTTGAACCTTTTTGGAGGACAAAATGTGGAAATGCGCCTTGAATATTTGAAAGAAATGCCCAAGGCTGCTACCCCAATGAGGCTGGATCTCACCACTCTGCTAGATGCACTATTCTTCACTTGGACGGTTCAACTCCTACTTCCA GTAATATTGGCATATCTTGTTTACGAGAAGGAGCAGAGACTAAGACTAATGATGAAGATGCATGGGCTGAAGGATGCTCCTTATTGGTTGATATCTTATGCCTATTTCTTATCACTTTCAACAGCTTACATGATGTTCTTCATGATCTCTGGGTTCGCTATAG GGTTAGATATCTTCAGACTAAATAGCTACATCATACAATCTTTGTTCTACTTCATATGTATCAACCTGCAGATCGTGCTTGCTTTTCTGCTGGCATCTTTCTTCTCATCTGTCAAAATAGCTACTG TAATTGGTTACATATATGTCTTTGGCTCTAGCCTTCTTGGTGAAGCTCTTTTGAAGATATTCATCGAGGATGCTACCTTCCCAA GGATGTGGCTTGTAATAATGGAGCTTGTTCCTGGGTTCTCTCTCTACCGGGGAATATATGAGCTTTCTGAGTATGCTGCTGCAGGAAGAAATATGGGAAAGCCTGGGATGAGATGGGCAGACTTGAACAACCCGGTTAACGGGATGAAAGATGTTTTGATCCTAATGTCTACTGAATGGATAATTCTCCTTCTTGTGGCATTTTTGCTGGACCATGGACCTACATGGCAGCCTCTATTTCTCTTTGGAATTCTATCGACAAAACATTCCTCACCTTCGGAGAAACCAAACAAATTGAAGAGGGGATCCATGAGGGTCCATGTTGATATGGCAAAGCCTGATGTGTTCCAAGAG CGAAAGTTGGTGAAACGATTATTGAAGGATATGGACATGAGGAATATGATCATCTGCCATAATCTAAAGAAAGTGTACCCTGGAAAGAATGGTAACCCTGACAAGCATGCTGTTAGAGGATTGTCGCTAGCTTTGCGCAAAGGGCAGTGTTTTGGGATGCTCGGTCCCAATGGGGCAGGGAAGACATCCTTCATAAACATG ATGATCGGCCTTCTGATACCGACTTATGGAACTGCTTACATTCATGGAATGGATTTGAGGACAGATATgaatgaaatttatgcaaatatcGGCGTATGTCCACAGCATGA CTTGCTTTGGGAGACCCTGACAGGAAGAGAGCACCTGATGTTCTATGGCCGAATGAAGAATCTCACAGGTGCAGCTCTAACACAG GCAGTAGAAGACTCCCTGAAGAGTGTAAATCTGTTCCACAGCGGTTTCGGTGACAAATCTGTAAGCAAGTACAGTGGTGGCATGAAGAGAAGGCTCAGCGTCGCCATCGCCCTCATCGGCAATCCTAAA GTTGTTTACATGGACGAACCGAGTACTGGGCTCGACTCGAGGTCGAGGAACGATCTGTGGAGCATCATCAAGCGAGCGAAGAAGGATTGCACCATCATCCTCACCA CACATTCCATGGAGGAGGCTGAGGAGTTGTGTGACCGCGTCGGCATCTTCATCAATGGAAACTTCCACTGCATTGGAACCCCGAATGAG CTGAAGGCGAGGTACGGCGGCGCCCGGGTGCTGACGATCACGACGGCGCCGGagcacgaggcggcggcggagcggctggTGGTGAGGCAGCTCTCGccggggcgcgcggcgaggaTCTACGGCGTGTCGGGCACGCAGAAGTTCGCGGTGCCCCGGCGGGAGGTGTCGCTGGGGCGCGTGTTcggcgcggtggaggcggcgcggcgggcgttcCCGGTGCTGGGGTGGGGCGTGGCGGACGCGACGCTGGAGGACGTGTTCGTCAGGGTGGCCAAGGAGGCCCGGGCGTTCGACGTGCTCTCGTAG
- the LOC120678095 gene encoding vegetative cell wall protein gp1-like, protein MYPRGKSERLASDSPSSLSPPKPGRTPVPVVRLCPPPLRVSTSPPRPPAPSRVSSTSPPAAGAPSSTSPPRDSALPRRRPCAQAAPVRTPLRTLAARPRPSSALRHSAPAPGALSSTSPRRPARRRPLVDLAASGLGDPRAGRAQAALRPLPAGPSATPRGRAQAAPVRPLPAGPSSTPRTPHAAAVLAASSPVQEWVSWWAGFDLNKAWGSC, encoded by the coding sequence ATGTATCCGAGAGGCAAAAGCGAGCGGCTGGCGTCCGACTCCCCGAGCTCCCTGTCCCCTCCGAAGCCTGGCCGCACGCCCGTGCCCGTCGTCCGCCTCTGCCCTCCGCCACTCCGCGTCTCCACGTCTCCGCCCCGGCCCCCGGCGCCCTCTCGTGTCTCGTCGACGTCGCCCCCAGCAGCCGGCGCCCCCTCGTCGACCTCGCCACCTCGGGACTCGGCGTTGCCGCGTCGGCGACCCTGCGCGCAGGCTGCGCCGGTGCGCACTCCCCTCCGAACCCTAGCCGCACGCCCGCGCCCGTCGTCCGCCCTCCGCCACTCCGCCCCGGCCCCCGGCGCCCTCTCGTCGACCtcgccccggcggccggcgcggcggcgccccctcgTCGACCTCGCCGCCTCGGGCCTCGGCGACCCCCGCGCGGGCCGCGCGCAGGCTGCGCTGCGCCCGCTGCCGGCCGGCCCCTCGGCgaccccgcgcggccgcgcgcaGGCTGCGCCGGTGCGCCCGCTGCCGGCCGGCCCCTCGTCGACCCCGCGCACTCCGCACGCGGCCGCCGTTCTTGCAGCCAGTAGCCCCGTTCAGGAGTGGGTGAGTTGGTGGGCGGGGTTCGATCTGAACAAGGCTTGGGGTTCTTGCTAG